One Glycine soja cultivar W05 chromosome 2, ASM419377v2, whole genome shotgun sequence genomic region harbors:
- the LOC114377484 gene encoding 60S ribosomal protein L30-like: protein MVAAKKTKKTHESINNRLALVMKSGKFTLGYKTVLKSLRNSKGKLIIIANNCPPLRKSEIEYYAMLAKVGVHHYNGNNVDLGTACGKYYRVCCLSIIDPGDSDIIKTLPGDQ, encoded by the exons ATGGTTGCCGCTAAGAAAACT aagaagaccCATGAGAGCATCAACAACAGGCTCGCTCTTGTCATGAAGAGTGGCAAATTCACCCTCGGTTACAAGACCGTTCTCAAATCTCTTAGGAACTCCAAAG GGAAATTGATTATCATTGCTAACAACTGCCCCCCTTTGAGAAAGTCAGAGATTGAATACTATGCTATGTTGGCAAAGGTTGGAGTTCATCATTACAATGGGA ACAATGTGGATTTGGGCACTGCATGTGGAAAATATTACAGAGTGTGCTGCCTTAGCATTATTGATCCTG gtGATTCTGATATCATCAAGACACTGCCTGGCGACCAGTAA